Proteins encoded together in one Camelina sativa cultivar DH55 chromosome 9, Cs, whole genome shotgun sequence window:
- the LOC104714361 gene encoding uncharacterized protein At1g15400-like — protein MAGLQRSTISFRRQGSSGIVWDDRLIAELSQQANDQKGETQPQGGDAPHAATLITSGGGEEQTAKPIAGEGLKPIRTDHGGAGGGLERSRSNGGGAIRHHRNTGRVSPAVDPPSPRLSAFGCCSAFGKKPPPGKKVSQRKRPTKRRSR, from the coding sequence ATGGCGGGTCTTCAGAGATCCACCATCTCTTTCAGGCGACAAGGCTCTTCGGGTATTGTTTGGGACGATCGCCTCATCGCCGAGCTTAGCCAACAAGCCAACGACCAGAAAGGCGAAACGCAACCACAGGGAGGGGACGCACCACACGCGGCTACGCTGATTACGTCGGGAGGAGGTGAAGAGCAGACAGCTAAACCGATCGCCGGAGAAGGACTCAAGCCGATCAGAACTGATCACGGAGGCGCAGGAGGGGGTCTCGAGAGGAGTCGATCCAACGGCGGAGGAGCCATCAGGCACCATCGAAACACGGGGAGAGTGTCTCCGGCGGTGGACCCGCCGTCTCCGAGGCTGTCGGCGTTTGGGTGTTGCTCTGCGTTTGGGAAGAAACCGCCGCCGGGGAAGAAGGTTAGTCAGAGGAAAAGGCCAACGAAGCGCAGATCCAGGTAG
- the LOC104714362 gene encoding probable polygalacturonase At1g80170 → MSFVVNRFIFLILAIVFSSVALTANANSFESLLQLPRRQKRSTRPRSERLLHVGHFGAKGNGFTDDTQAFADAWKAACSSKAKTRILVPENYTSLVRPIDLSGPCKSRLTLQISGTVIAPDDPDAWEGLNRRKWLYFHGVSRFTVEGGGTVNGMGQEWWRISCKRNHSNPCRGAPTALTFHKCKNMKLENLNVIDSQQMHIAFTSCRRVTISRLKVIAPATSPNTDGIHISVSRGIVIDNTTVSTGDDCVSIVKNSSQISISNLVCGPGHGISIGSIGKSKSWEEVKDILVDTASISDTENGVRIKTWQGGSGLVSKIIFRNIKMNNVSNPIIIDQYYCDSRKPCANQTSAVTIENISFVRVRGTSASKQAIKISCSDSSPCRNILLQDIDLEPLDGDGLTESFCWKAYGASSGQVYPPSCLSESEDETNVLELSVQSGGITSAYL, encoded by the exons ATGAGTTTTGTTGTCAATCGTTTCATATTCTTAATACTAGCTATTGTATTCTCCTCAGTCGCTCTGACCGCAAACGCGAATTCATTCGAATCGCTTCTCCAGCTCCCGCGAAGACAAAAGCGTTCAACCCGACCCAGATCCGAACGGCTCCTCCACGTCGGCCATTTCGGTGCCAAAGGCAATGGCTTCACCGACGACACTCAA GCGTTTGCAGATGCTTGGAAGGCAGCTTGTTCTTCCAAAGCCAAAACAAGAATCTTGGTTCCAGAGAATTACACTTCCCTCGTCCGCCCCATTGATCTTTCTGGACCTTGTAAATCAAGACTCACCCTGCAG ATCTCTGGTACTGTCATTGCTCCGGATGATCCAGATGCTTGGGAAGGCCTAAACCGCCGTAAATGGCTTTACTTCCATGGCGTCAGCCGCTTTACTGTTGAAGGAGGCGGCACTGTTAATGGAATGGGTCAAGAATGGTGGAGAATATCTTGCAAACGCAATCATTCCAAC CCTTGTCGAGGTGCTCCAACG GCCTTAACATTCCACAAgtgcaaaaatatgaaacttgAAAACCTCAATGTGATTGATAGTCAGCAGATGCATATTGCCTTCACTAGCTGTCGTCGTGTGACCATCTCTCGTTTAAAGGTCATAGCTCCTGCTACTAGTCCCAATACTGATGGAATTCACATTAGCGTCTCTCGTGGTATCGTGATTGACAACACCACTGTCAGCACTG GAGATGACTGTGTTTCAATAGTTAAAAACTCGTCACAAATCTCCATCAGTAACCTCGTGTGTGGTCCTGGCCATGGCATAAG CATTGGAAGCATAGGGAAATCAAAATCTTGGGAAGAAGTTAAAGACATATTGGTTGATACGGCCTCTATCTCTGACACTGAGAATGGTGTTCGAATCAAAACATGGCAG GGAGGAAGTGGTTTGGtctcaaaaatcatatttagGAATATCAAGATGAACAATGTGTCGAACCCCATCATCATCGATCAGTATTACTGCGATTCCCGGAAGCCGTGTGCGAATCAG acATCAGCTGTTACCATTGAGAACATCTCATTTGTTCGCGTGAGAGGCACTTCAGCATCAAAACAAGCAATCAAGATATCTTGCAGCGATAGTTCACCATGTCGCAACATACTTCTACAAGACATTGATCTTGAACCGTTAGACGGTGATGGTTTGACAGAGTCTTTCTGTTGGAAAGCTTATGGTGCGAGTTCGGGTCAAGTGTACCCTCCTTCTTGCCTCTCAGAGTCAGAGGATGAGACAAAC